CCGAAAACCGCGAGCTTCCCGCCGGGGATATTCAGCCCAAGCTCGCCGCCCGCCGTGCGGGTTGCGACCATCGCGAGCGGGAAAGGCCCGGCCAAGTCGGAGGCTTCGTCGTATTTCTGCATGCCGCCGCGCGCGTACGATTTCTCGCCCCAGCTTGTCGGTCCGCCGAGAACTATCGGCGAAATTTTCAGTGTTTCGTCAATGGGCGAGCCCAAGTCGGGGCGCACGGGGCGGGTAGAGCCGAACTGCACGGGCGTGCCCGAATCTATCAAATACTTCACTATCGGGTGCGGATTTTTCGGGAACGACCTCGCGATGAGGTCGCCCGACGCGCTTTCGTAGTCGCCGCCCGAATCGAGCACAAGCATGTCGTCGCTCATGATTCCCCACTCGTAGAGAATGTCCTCCAAGCCGAGGAGCGAGCCCATTTCCAGAAAGAAAATTCCGCGGCCGTTCGACTTCAAAAGGTACTTTCTGAGCGCGTCGATTTCCCTCGGCAGGAAGGTCGATTTCGCGCCCGCTACAACCACCATGTCGGCGTCGTCGGGAACTTCCTTGGTCTCGCTCAAATCAAGCTCCTCGACCTTGTAGTTGCGGGCGGCAAGCGCCGACGCGTACTCCGACAGTCCCCTCGCGCCGTTCGCGCTTTTGACGCTCATTTCGCCGTGCCCTTTGAGGAAATATATCTTTGTGTCGCGCCCCGCCGACACGTTGAGAATCGCCGAGCTAATCAGGCTTTCTCCCTTGAAATCCCTGCGCGCGCCGTCCTCGACCCCGTAGAATTCGAGAATCGGAATGCGCTTGAACTTGTTGCCCGACGCCACAATCACGCACTCCTCCAAATCGCTGCCGAAACGCGCGGCAAGCTCTTCGGCGCGTTTGTTTTCTATGTGGGCGTTGACGAATTTTGCGCTGACGGGCGCGGTCTTGTTGGAGGCGTATTCGTACTGGCGGAAGAGCGTGTTGAAGTCGCGGACAATCGCCGCGCTTTCGTTGTCGCTGCGCCC
The Opitutia bacterium KCR 482 genome window above contains:
- a CDS encoding GldG family protein encodes the protein MNGKFEDFKITTRVRSLNLWIQILLGIALYAGLNFAASRHYQRFDMSENRRNSLSPESVAYVKNLRKPVEIYAVVSMGRSDNESAAIVRDFNTLFRQYEYASNKTAPVSAKFVNAHIENKRAEELAARFGSDLEECVIVASGNKFKRIPILEFYGVEDGARRDFKGESLISSAILNVSAGRDTKIYFLKGHGEMSVKSANGARGLSEYASALAARNYKVEELDLSETKEVPDDADMVVVAGAKSTFLPREIDALRKYLLKSNGRGIFFLEMGSLLGLEDILYEWGIMSDDMLVLDSGGDYESASGDLIARSFPKNPHPIVKYLIDSGTPVQFGSTRPVRPDLGSPIDETLKISPIVLGGPTSWGEKSYARGGMQKYDEASDLAGPFPLAMVATRTAGGELGLNIPGGKLAVFGDENFVANKWFNRLGNSKLALNVVDWMFEENNRLNIPPRPLKTFSLTLSQSDAFALAWRFLSIPAAILLLCMVVFAARRR